A genomic window from Lotus japonicus ecotype B-129 chromosome 1, LjGifu_v1.2 includes:
- the LOC130733037 gene encoding heterogeneous nuclear ribonucleoprotein 1-like, which translates to MESDLGKLFIGGISWDTDEERLKEHFGKYGEVIEAVIMRDRATGRARGFGFVVFADPAVAERVIVDKHIIDGRTVEAKKAVPRDDQNTLNRQSGGVHGSPGTGRTKKIFVGGLPSTITESDFKNYFDQFGTITDVVVMYDHNTQRPRGFGFITYDSEEAVDRVLFKTFHELNGKMVEVKRAVPKELSPGPIRSPLIGSYNYGLNRASSYLNSYAQGFNMNPVGGLGVRMDGRFNLNPLTSSRGGLTPFGFSGYGMGVNLDSGLNLNPSYGGTSNYGGSLGYGRISPFYNSNSSRYTTPIGYSGGNVRSDSLMNSPSRNVWGNGDLNSTSNNQASPGGAYLGSGSGAFGVSIGNSGANWGQSVPNQGGGAASGYNAWNSAYEGGGSTIGLGGGGYGRNSPSVTQSSTFTAPTGGYEGSYGDLYRNGSFYSDSTLRSGASEVDGSGSFGYGLGGIASDDLVKSSDDLIGNYNVASRQSNRGIAA; encoded by the exons ATGGAATCGGATCTTGGCAAGCTCTTCATTGGGGGAATTTCCTGGGATACTGATGAGGAACGTCTCAAAGAACATTTTGGGAAATATGGGGAGGTGATAGAGGCTGTGATCATGCGAGATCGCGCCACAGGCCGTGCTCGAGGCTTCGGTTTTGTTGTCTTTGCTGATCCTGCTGTTGCTGAGAGAGTCATTGTGGATAAGCACATAATTGATGGCCGAACT GTTGAAGCCAAGAAGGCTGTTCCTCGGGATGATCAGAACACCTTAAACAGACAGTCCGGTGGCGTCCATGGATCTCCCGGTACCGGACGCACCAAGAAGATTTTTGTTGGAGGCTTGCCATCAACAATCACAGAAAGTGATTTTAAGAACTATTTTGATCAGTTTGGTACAATTACCGATGTTGTAGTAATGTATGACCACAACACCCAGAGGCCAAGAGGTTTTGGCTTCATCACTTATGATTCAGAAGAAGCTGTAGACAGAGTTCTTTTTAAGACATTTCATGAACTCAACGGAAAGATGGTTGAGGTCAAGCGAGCAGTTCCCAAAGAGCTTTCCCCCGGACCGATTCGGAGCCCATTGATAGGATCATATAACTATGGTTTGAATAGGGCCAGTAGCTACCTAAACAGTTATGCCCAGGGCTTTAATATGAACCCGGTTGGAGGCTTGGGAGTCAGGATGGATGGTAGGTTTAATCTTAATCCACTTACTAGTAGTAGAGGCGGATTAACCCCATTTGGCTTCAGTGGTTATGGAATGGGAGTGAATTTGGACTCAGGATTGAATTTGAACCCAAGCTATGGAGGAACTTCAAATTATGGGGGTAGTCTAGGATACGGTCGGATAAGTCCTTTCTACAACAGCAACTCAAGCAGATATACCACTCCTATCGGCTATAGCGGGGGCAATGTGAGAAGTGATTCGCTTATGAACTCGCCTTCTCGGAATGTTTGGGGAAATGGGGATCTAAATAGTACTTCCAATAACCAAGCCAGCCCTGGTGGTGCTTACTTGGGATCTGGAAGTGGGGCTTTTGGAGTTTCGATTGGAAATAGCGGCGCGAATTGGGGTCAATCTGTCCCAAACCAGGGTGGAGGAGCTGCTTCCGGCTATAATGCTTGGAATAGTGCTTATGAAGGTGGAGGTAGCACCATTGGATTAGGAGGGGGAGGGTATGGAAGGAACAGTCCAAGTGTGACTCAATCCTCAACATTTACTGCACCAACTGGCGGTTATGAAGGATCCTATGGGGACTTGTACCGCAATGGTTCATTTTACAGCGACTCAACTTTGCGGTCCGGTGCTTCTGAAGTAGATGGCTCAGGCTCATTTGGCTATGGACTTGGTGGTATAGCTTCAGATGATCTAGTAAAGAGTTCGGATGATTTGATTGGTAACTACAATGTAGCAAGTAGACAATCTAATAGAG GTATTGCTGCTTAG
- the LOC130733035 gene encoding probable serine/threonine-protein kinase WNK11 isoform X1: protein MSSSNMPTVNPDPSDKDSEPFVETDPTGRYGRYSELLGSGAVKKVYRGFDQEEGIEVAWNQVKLRNFCDDPAMVDRLYSEVRLLRSLKDKNIIALYSVWRDEQRNTLNFITEVCTSGNLREYRKKHKQVSMKALKKWSKQILKGLDYLHTHDPCIIHRDLNCSNVFVNGNTGQVKIGDLGLAAIVGKNHCAHTILGTPEFMAPELYDEDYTELVDIYSFGMCVIEMVTLEIPYSECDNVAKIYKKVSSGLRPAALNKVKDPEVKEFIEKCLGQPRARPSAAELLKDPFFDELVDDEDDDENSDCSGS from the exons ATGAGTTCTTCTAAT ATGCCGACTGTTAACCCTGATCCGTCTGACAAAGATTCTGAGCCGTTTGTGGAAACCGATCCGACTGGTCGCTATGGCCGATACAGTGAGCTATTGGGGAGTGGTGCTGTGAAGAAAGTGTACCGCGGATTTGATCAGGAAGAAGGGATAGAGGTGGCTTGGAACCAAGTGAAGCTGAGGAACTTCTGTGATGACCCTGCCATGGTGGATAGGCTTTACTCTGAGGTGAGGCTTCTCAGAAGCTTGAAAGACAAGAACATCATTGCTCTTTACAGTGTGTGGAGGGATGAGCAGCGAAACACGCTGAACTTCATCACTGAGGTGTGTACCAGTGGGAATCTGAGGGAGTACAGGAAAAAGCACAAGCAGGTTTCCATGAAGGCCCTGAAGAAGTGGTCTAAGCAGATCTTGAAAGGGTTGGACTATTTGCACACACATGATCCATGCATCATCCACAGAGATCTCAATTGCAGTAATGTGTTTGTCAATGGGAATACTGGCCAG GTTAAGATTGGTGACTTGGGTTTGGCAGCAATTGTGGGCAAGAACCATTGTGCCCACACCATTCTCGGCACACCAGAATTCATGGCTCCAGAGTTGTATGATGAAGACTACACAGAGTTGGTGGACATATACTCATTTGGGATGTGTGTGATAGAGATGGTGACACTGGAGATTCCTTATAGTGAGTGTGACAATGTTGCAAAGATATATAAGAAGGTCTCTTCTGGGTTGAGACCTGCAGCTTTGAACAAGGTGAAAGATCCAGAGGTGAAGGAATTCATTGAGAAGTGCCTTGGTCAACCAAGGGCAAGACCTTCTGCTGCTGAGCTACTCAAAGATCCTTTCTTTGATGAGCttgttgatgatgaagatgatgatgaaaacAGTGACTGTTCTGGTTCATAG
- the LOC130733035 gene encoding probable serine/threonine-protein kinase WNK11 isoform X3 has product MPTVNPDPSDKDSEPFVETDPTGRYGRYSELLGSGAVKKVYRGFDQEEGIEVAWNQVKLRNFCDDPAMVDRLYSEVRLLRSLKDKNIIALYSVWRDEQRNTLNFITEVCTSGNLREYRKKHKQVSMKALKKWSKQILKGLDYLHTHDPCIIHRDLNCSNVFVNGNTGQVKIGDLGLAAIVGKNHCAHTILGTPEFMAPELYDEDYTELVDIYSFGMCVIEMVTLEIPYSECDNVAKIYKKVSSGLRPAALNKVKDPEVKEFIEKCLGQPRARPSAAELLKDPFFDELVDDEDDDENSDCSGS; this is encoded by the exons ATGCCGACTGTTAACCCTGATCCGTCTGACAAAGATTCTGAGCCGTTTGTGGAAACCGATCCGACTGGTCGCTATGGCCGATACAGTGAGCTATTGGGGAGTGGTGCTGTGAAGAAAGTGTACCGCGGATTTGATCAGGAAGAAGGGATAGAGGTGGCTTGGAACCAAGTGAAGCTGAGGAACTTCTGTGATGACCCTGCCATGGTGGATAGGCTTTACTCTGAGGTGAGGCTTCTCAGAAGCTTGAAAGACAAGAACATCATTGCTCTTTACAGTGTGTGGAGGGATGAGCAGCGAAACACGCTGAACTTCATCACTGAGGTGTGTACCAGTGGGAATCTGAGGGAGTACAGGAAAAAGCACAAGCAGGTTTCCATGAAGGCCCTGAAGAAGTGGTCTAAGCAGATCTTGAAAGGGTTGGACTATTTGCACACACATGATCCATGCATCATCCACAGAGATCTCAATTGCAGTAATGTGTTTGTCAATGGGAATACTGGCCAG GTTAAGATTGGTGACTTGGGTTTGGCAGCAATTGTGGGCAAGAACCATTGTGCCCACACCATTCTCGGCACACCAGAATTCATGGCTCCAGAGTTGTATGATGAAGACTACACAGAGTTGGTGGACATATACTCATTTGGGATGTGTGTGATAGAGATGGTGACACTGGAGATTCCTTATAGTGAGTGTGACAATGTTGCAAAGATATATAAGAAGGTCTCTTCTGGGTTGAGACCTGCAGCTTTGAACAAGGTGAAAGATCCAGAGGTGAAGGAATTCATTGAGAAGTGCCTTGGTCAACCAAGGGCAAGACCTTCTGCTGCTGAGCTACTCAAAGATCCTTTCTTTGATGAGCttgttgatgatgaagatgatgatgaaaacAGTGACTGTTCTGGTTCATAG
- the LOC130733035 gene encoding probable serine/threonine-protein kinase WNK11 isoform X2, with the protein MMPTVNPDPSDKDSEPFVETDPTGRYGRYSELLGSGAVKKVYRGFDQEEGIEVAWNQVKLRNFCDDPAMVDRLYSEVRLLRSLKDKNIIALYSVWRDEQRNTLNFITEVCTSGNLREYRKKHKQVSMKALKKWSKQILKGLDYLHTHDPCIIHRDLNCSNVFVNGNTGQVKIGDLGLAAIVGKNHCAHTILGTPEFMAPELYDEDYTELVDIYSFGMCVIEMVTLEIPYSECDNVAKIYKKVSSGLRPAALNKVKDPEVKEFIEKCLGQPRARPSAAELLKDPFFDELVDDEDDDENSDCSGS; encoded by the exons ATG ATGCCGACTGTTAACCCTGATCCGTCTGACAAAGATTCTGAGCCGTTTGTGGAAACCGATCCGACTGGTCGCTATGGCCGATACAGTGAGCTATTGGGGAGTGGTGCTGTGAAGAAAGTGTACCGCGGATTTGATCAGGAAGAAGGGATAGAGGTGGCTTGGAACCAAGTGAAGCTGAGGAACTTCTGTGATGACCCTGCCATGGTGGATAGGCTTTACTCTGAGGTGAGGCTTCTCAGAAGCTTGAAAGACAAGAACATCATTGCTCTTTACAGTGTGTGGAGGGATGAGCAGCGAAACACGCTGAACTTCATCACTGAGGTGTGTACCAGTGGGAATCTGAGGGAGTACAGGAAAAAGCACAAGCAGGTTTCCATGAAGGCCCTGAAGAAGTGGTCTAAGCAGATCTTGAAAGGGTTGGACTATTTGCACACACATGATCCATGCATCATCCACAGAGATCTCAATTGCAGTAATGTGTTTGTCAATGGGAATACTGGCCAG GTTAAGATTGGTGACTTGGGTTTGGCAGCAATTGTGGGCAAGAACCATTGTGCCCACACCATTCTCGGCACACCAGAATTCATGGCTCCAGAGTTGTATGATGAAGACTACACAGAGTTGGTGGACATATACTCATTTGGGATGTGTGTGATAGAGATGGTGACACTGGAGATTCCTTATAGTGAGTGTGACAATGTTGCAAAGATATATAAGAAGGTCTCTTCTGGGTTGAGACCTGCAGCTTTGAACAAGGTGAAAGATCCAGAGGTGAAGGAATTCATTGAGAAGTGCCTTGGTCAACCAAGGGCAAGACCTTCTGCTGCTGAGCTACTCAAAGATCCTTTCTTTGATGAGCttgttgatgatgaagatgatgatgaaaacAGTGACTGTTCTGGTTCATAG
- the LOC130733036 gene encoding probable inactive receptor kinase At5g53320: MQNTKDFEFLRKLVCCIFLVPFFIMICARGELSESEPFFNFVKAIDPDNVLNICMINGSSPHDPCLVNGVRCNSNASNVVEIKLENLNLRGMIDADPLCRLQKLRVLSLANNNIRGTIPHSILHCARLVCLNVTSNQLSGRVPKALTKLKYLKHLDISKNNFTSKKGRVPRTPRVVGALMHRAALFTELSPGNKLLYKKQGKTAYSRPRGPTHPGTPRLEGAVMHRVALSTPSKMENDTNTMQPTPDSSNNKKRPWYKNREVLVGLVLGIGLLLSSLYIAIMKVPKLNEEMKGIHVSPLKKAKSEVQEEKLKQGDSSELVFFVENHERFTLEDLLRAKADLQSESFWSSLYKVKLENSMEYAVKRLKNLQVSSEEFGVTLKQISDLKHPNILPLVGYRSASEEKFIIYKYQSNGSLLSLLNDYIAGRKHFPGKLRLNIACRIARGLAFMHRKLDGKEAIPHGNIKLSNILLNDQNEPLISEHGISKFFDPNRGFLFSSQGYTAPEKSLTEKGDVYSFGVILLELLTGKSIEISRIDLARWVRSMVREEWTGEVFDKEVRENEQHEWAFRLLNIALMCVSRFQENRPSTKEILETMEEVMDEQEQEQQKERSGSSKCCSGGSNQGCCSLHQIIPDTWDSPGSNY, translated from the exons ATGCAGAATACAAaagattttgagtttctaaggAAGCTAGTTTGTTGCATTTTCCTTGTTCCTTTCTTTATCATGATTTGTGCAAGAGGTGAGTTATCAGAATCTGAGCCTTTCTTCAATTTCGTTAAGGCAATTGATCCTGATAATGTGCTTAACATTTGCATGATTAATGGGTCATCACCACATGATCCATGCTTGGTTAATGGTGTGAGATGCAACTCAAATGCTTCCAATGTTGTAGAGATAAAGCTTGAAAACTTGAATCTTAGAGGCATGATTGATGCAGATCCCCTATGCAGGCTCCAAAAGCTGAGAGTGCTGAGTTTAGCTAACAATAACATCAGAGGAACTATTCCACACTCAATTTTGCATTGTGCAAGGTTGGTGTGTTTGAATGTAACCAGCAATCAATTGAGTGGGAGGGTACCAAAGGCTTTAACAAAGTTGAAATATCTTAAGCACCTAGACATATCCAAGAACAATTTTACTAGTAAGAAGGGAAGGGTTCCCCGGACCCCGCGCGTAGTAGGAGCTTTAATGCACCGGGCTGCCCTATTTACAGAGTTAAGTCCTGGAAACAAACTCTTATATAAAAAACAAGGTAAGACTGCGTATAGTAGACCTCGTGGTCCGACCCATCCTGGAACCCCACGTCTAGAAGGAGCTGTAATGCATCGGGTTGCCCTTTCTACTCCAAGTAAGATGGAAAATGATACAAATACAATGCAACCAACACCAGATTCTTCAAACAACAAGAAGAGACCATGGTATAAGAATCGTGAAGTCTTGGTGGGGTTAGTTTTGGGAATTGGATTGCTTTTGTCATCACTCTACATTGCTATCATGAAGGTGCCAAAGTTGAATGAAGAAATGAAAGGAATTCACGTATCTCCACTGAAAAAGGCTAAAAGTGAGGTTCAAGAGGAGAAGCTAAAACAAGGAGATTCTTCAGAGCTTGTGTTCTTTGTTGAGAATCATGAAAGGTTCACTCTAGAGGATCTACTTAGAGCCAAAGCTGACTTGCAAAGTGAGAGCTTTTGGAGCAGCCTTTACAAGGTGAAACTTGAGAATAGTATGGAATATGCAGTCAAAAGATTGAAGAATTTGCAAGTTTCTTCTGAGGAATTTGGGGTGACATTGAAACAAATTAGTGACTTGAAGCATCCCAACATTCTCCCCCTTGTTGGCTACCGTTCTGCCAGTGAAGAAAAATTCATCATTTACAAATATCAAAGCAATGGAAGTCTGCTTAGTCTTTTAAATG ATTATATAGCAGGCAGAAAACACTTCCCAGGGAAACTTCGCCTTAACATAGCATGTAGGATTGCAAGGGGTTTGGCCTTCATGCATCGCAAATTGGATGGAAAAGAAGCCATTCCTCATGGAAACATTAAACTCTCAAACATCCTACTCAATGACCAAAATGAACCACTGATAAGTGAGCATGGGATATCAAAATTCTTTGACCCAAACAGAGGATTCCTCTTCTCCTCTCAGGGATACACAGCTCCAGAAAAGAGTTTAACAGAAAAAGGTGATGTCTACAGCTTTGGAGTGATTCTCTTGGAGCTTCTAACAGGAAAAAGCATTGAAATCAGTAGAATAGACCTTGCAAGATGGGTTAGGTCCATGGTGAGAGAGGAATGGACAGGGGAAGTTTTTGACAAGGAGGTTAGAGAAAATGAACAACATGAATGGGCGTTTCGTTTGTTGAACATTGCTCTCATGTGTGTGTCACGTTTCCAAGAGAACAGGCCAAGTACTAAGGAGATTTTGGAAACCATGGAAGAGGTGATGGatgaacaagaacaagaacaacaGAAGGAACGTTCTGGTTCTTCAAAATGCTGCTCTGGTGGATCCAACCAAGGTTGTTGTTCTCTTCACCAAATCATACCTGATACATGGGATTCTCCAGGATCAAACTACTGA